A stretch of Myxococcus hansupus DNA encodes these proteins:
- a CDS encoding alpha-amylase family glycosyl hydrolase: protein MTHSNRWSALLLAGVIAGCGESALEGQQGSTEETAVISQQLSSSTRPGMGATIYNGGTTFRTWAPMASRVFVSGDFNGWGTWIELGNEFNGNFSGDVAGAVKGQKYKFITRNQWGSDAWRADPRSAWQENSTGSSIIYDHGEYWWNAQQFSTPGFNEMIIYELHVGTFNDSPGWGPGNWNSAIAKLDHVRDLGANMVKVMPAYEFAGDFSWGYNAAFPFAPESAYGHPNDMKRFVDEAHMRGIGVIFDVVHNHYGPSDLPMWCYSGDCLGSGGEYFYNDWRKSTPWGDTRPDYGRPEVRAYIRDSMMNLLHNFRGDGLRWDATKYMRTQDGSDGTAIPDAWRVFRSINREINSTQPWKISIAEDFGGGDAITNASTSDTAGGADFDSQWGGNFVHAIRAAVIAQNDGSRDMNAVRTAITQRYSGRHTARVIYSESHDEVANGKARVPEEIWPGNAGSWASKKRSTLAAGVVFTSPGIPMIFQGQEFLEDGYFQDTDPVDWGKNSTYSGIRTLYRDLIRLRRNWSNNTRGLRGGNVNVHHVNNTGKVIAYHRWENGGPGDDVVIVANFSGTYFPSYNVGFPRAGTWYSRFNSDWNGYSGDFGNTATVNTVAYSGGKDGMSHNASFAIGPYSLVIFSQ, encoded by the coding sequence ATGACGCACAGCAACAGGTGGAGTGCGCTCCTGCTGGCCGGTGTGATTGCCGGCTGTGGGGAGTCCGCGCTCGAGGGGCAGCAAGGTTCCACGGAAGAGACAGCGGTCATCAGCCAGCAGCTCAGCTCGTCCACGCGGCCGGGCATGGGCGCCACCATCTACAACGGTGGCACCACGTTCCGGACCTGGGCGCCCATGGCGAGCCGGGTGTTCGTCTCCGGCGATTTCAACGGCTGGGGCACCTGGATTGAGCTGGGCAACGAGTTCAACGGCAACTTCTCCGGCGACGTCGCCGGCGCGGTGAAGGGCCAGAAGTACAAGTTCATCACCCGCAACCAGTGGGGCAGCGACGCGTGGCGGGCGGACCCCCGCTCGGCGTGGCAGGAGAACTCCACCGGCTCCAGCATCATCTACGACCACGGCGAGTACTGGTGGAACGCCCAGCAGTTCAGCACGCCGGGCTTCAACGAGATGATCATCTACGAGCTGCACGTCGGCACGTTCAACGACTCGCCCGGCTGGGGCCCTGGCAACTGGAACAGCGCCATCGCCAAGCTCGACCACGTGCGCGACCTGGGCGCGAACATGGTCAAGGTCATGCCCGCCTACGAGTTCGCGGGTGACTTCTCCTGGGGCTACAACGCGGCCTTCCCGTTCGCGCCGGAGAGCGCCTACGGCCACCCCAACGACATGAAGCGCTTCGTGGACGAAGCGCACATGCGTGGCATCGGCGTCATCTTCGACGTGGTGCACAACCACTACGGCCCCAGCGACCTGCCGATGTGGTGCTACAGCGGCGACTGCCTGGGCTCCGGCGGCGAGTACTTCTACAACGACTGGCGCAAGAGCACGCCGTGGGGCGACACGCGCCCGGACTACGGCCGCCCCGAGGTTCGCGCGTACATCCGCGACTCGATGATGAACCTGCTCCACAACTTCCGGGGCGACGGCCTGCGCTGGGACGCCACCAAGTACATGCGCACGCAGGATGGCAGCGACGGCACCGCCATCCCCGACGCGTGGCGCGTGTTCCGCTCCATCAACCGGGAAATCAACTCCACGCAGCCCTGGAAGATCAGCATCGCGGAGGACTTCGGCGGCGGTGACGCCATCACCAACGCCTCGACCTCCGACACCGCGGGCGGCGCGGACTTCGACTCGCAGTGGGGCGGCAACTTCGTGCACGCCATCCGCGCGGCCGTCATCGCGCAGAACGATGGCAGCCGTGACATGAACGCCGTGCGCACCGCCATCACCCAGCGCTACAGCGGGCGGCACACCGCGCGCGTCATCTACTCGGAGAGCCACGACGAAGTGGCGAACGGCAAGGCGCGCGTGCCGGAGGAGATCTGGCCGGGCAACGCCGGGAGCTGGGCCTCCAAGAAGCGCTCCACGCTGGCGGCGGGCGTCGTCTTCACCTCGCCCGGCATCCCGATGATCTTCCAGGGCCAGGAGTTCCTCGAGGACGGCTACTTCCAGGACACCGACCCCGTGGACTGGGGCAAGAACAGCACCTACAGCGGCATCCGGACGCTGTACCGCGACCTCATCCGCCTGCGCCGCAACTGGAGCAACAACACGCGCGGCCTGCGCGGCGGCAACGTCAACGTCCACCACGTGAACAACACCGGCAAGGTGATTGCGTACCACCGCTGGGAGAACGGCGGGCCCGGGGACGACGTCGTCATCGTCGCCAACTTCAGCGGCACGTACTTCCCCAGCTACAACGTCGGCTTCCCGCGCGCGGGCACCTGGTACTCGCGCTTCAACAGCGACTGGAACGGGTACTCCGGTGACTTCGGCAACACGGCCACCGTCAACACCGTCGCCTACAGCGGCGGCAAGGACGGCATGTCGCACAACGCGTCGTTCGCCATCGGTCCCTACTCGCTGGTCATCTTCTCGCAGTAG
- a CDS encoding MBL fold metallo-hydrolase: MSLSFTTLGIGDAFSALRYSSCFAVEAEDQVLLVDCPHPIRKMMREASESTGVPLDADRISAVALTHLHADHASGLESLGYFSFFVLQRKLEVLAHPDVAHRLWAGNLAAGMECLIEKRGEPPNPKHFDDYFEHTPLSTESSVRHGPFLIESRMTYHHVPTTALRIHAGGRCLGYSADTAFDEGLIHWLSSADLIIHETNYGVHTPYEKLAALPAELRARMRLIHYPDDFDTGASVIEPLAQGRRYTV; the protein is encoded by the coding sequence ATGAGCCTGTCCTTCACCACCCTTGGCATCGGCGACGCCTTCTCCGCCCTGCGCTACTCGTCCTGCTTCGCCGTGGAGGCCGAGGACCAGGTGCTGCTGGTGGACTGCCCGCACCCCATCCGGAAGATGATGCGCGAGGCCTCCGAATCCACCGGCGTGCCCTTGGACGCGGACCGCATCAGCGCCGTGGCCCTCACGCACCTGCACGCGGACCACGCGTCGGGGCTGGAGAGCCTGGGCTACTTCTCCTTCTTCGTCCTGCAGCGGAAGCTGGAGGTGCTGGCCCATCCGGACGTCGCCCACCGGCTGTGGGCGGGCAACCTGGCCGCGGGCATGGAGTGCCTCATCGAGAAGCGCGGCGAGCCGCCCAACCCCAAGCACTTCGACGACTACTTCGAGCACACGCCGCTCTCCACGGAGTCCTCCGTGCGGCACGGGCCCTTCCTCATCGAGAGCCGGATGACGTACCACCACGTGCCCACCACCGCGCTGCGCATCCACGCGGGGGGCCGCTGCCTGGGGTACAGCGCGGACACCGCCTTCGACGAGGGCCTCATCCACTGGCTCTCCTCGGCGGACCTCATCATCCACGAGACGAACTACGGCGTGCACACGCCCTACGAGAAGCTGGCGGCGCTGCCCGCGGAGCTCCGCGCCCGGATGCGGCTCATCCACTACCCGGACGACTTCGACACCGGCGCGAGCGTCATCGAGCCGCTCGCGCAGGGCCGCCGCTACACCGTCTGA
- the coaD gene encoding pantetheine-phosphate adenylyltransferase gives MTIAVYAGSFDPVTAGHMSVIRQAARLFSHVVVVVARNPDKQTLLTAEERMALIREAVTHHPNVTVAFARGLIVDFARDIGASVLLRGVRGAMDAQFETTLAQNNRALAPELSTLFLPAEAHLAEVSSSGLKARVARGEDVSAFCPPAVAAKLQERLAPTHRSPA, from the coding sequence ATGACCATCGCCGTCTACGCTGGCAGCTTCGACCCCGTCACCGCCGGCCACATGTCCGTCATCCGGCAGGCGGCCCGCCTCTTCAGCCACGTGGTGGTGGTGGTGGCCCGCAACCCGGACAAGCAGACCCTGCTGACCGCCGAGGAGCGCATGGCCCTGATACGCGAGGCGGTGACCCACCACCCCAACGTCACCGTGGCCTTCGCGCGGGGGCTCATCGTCGACTTCGCGCGCGACATTGGCGCCAGCGTCCTGCTGCGCGGGGTGCGCGGCGCCATGGATGCGCAGTTCGAGACGACCCTGGCGCAGAACAACCGCGCGCTGGCCCCCGAGCTGTCCACCCTCTTCCTGCCCGCCGAAGCCCACTTGGCCGAGGTGAGCAGCAGCGGACTCAAGGCCCGCGTGGCGCGTGGCGAGGACGTTTCGGCCTTCTGTCCACCGGCCGTCGCGGCGAAGCTTCAGGAGCGACTCGCCCCCACCCACCGGAGCCCGGCATGA
- a CDS encoding MFS transporter, with protein MRTATKLGLLSSLYLSQGLPFGFFTQALPVLLRHQGLSLPAIGLAHLLALPWALKFLWAPAMDRHGSARWGRRRGYILPLQCLSAGLLLALALPDGTLDTRLLMAAVLGVNLLAATQDVATDGLAVDLLAPAERGWGNGIQVAAYRVGMILGGGVMLAVFDAVGWRPTFLALGALLLAATVPIARYREPPSIPPPAQSLGLRWWLKRPGAAPWLTLLVVYKAGEALATGMLRTYLVDVGLSLTDIGWMLGGVGFTAGLVGALLGGGLVARLGRRRALLLFGGIQAGAVLLYALIAKGPATPAVLTLVCGVEHVASGMATAAVFTAMMDACRPGHAATDYTVQASLVVLATGAAAAVSGFSAQALGYAGHFTLAAFLCVAGTGYAALTFHPPRSLAPEATPEVS; from the coding sequence ATGAGGACCGCAACCAAGCTCGGACTGCTCTCCAGTCTCTACCTGTCGCAGGGCCTCCCCTTCGGCTTCTTCACCCAGGCGCTGCCCGTGCTGCTGCGCCACCAAGGGTTGTCCCTGCCCGCCATTGGCCTGGCCCACCTGCTCGCGCTGCCCTGGGCGCTCAAGTTCCTCTGGGCCCCCGCCATGGACCGGCACGGCTCGGCGCGATGGGGCCGCCGGCGCGGCTACATCCTCCCGCTGCAGTGCCTGTCCGCGGGCCTGCTCCTGGCGCTCGCGCTTCCCGATGGCACCCTGGACACGCGGCTGCTGATGGCCGCGGTGCTGGGCGTCAACCTCCTGGCCGCCACGCAGGACGTGGCCACGGATGGCCTCGCCGTGGACCTGCTCGCGCCCGCCGAGCGAGGCTGGGGCAACGGCATCCAGGTCGCCGCCTACCGCGTGGGGATGATTCTGGGCGGCGGCGTCATGCTGGCCGTGTTCGACGCGGTGGGTTGGCGCCCCACGTTCCTCGCGCTCGGGGCGCTGCTGCTCGCCGCCACCGTGCCCATCGCGCGCTACCGCGAGCCGCCCTCCATCCCGCCGCCCGCGCAGAGCCTGGGCCTGCGGTGGTGGCTGAAACGGCCGGGCGCGGCGCCGTGGCTCACCTTGCTCGTCGTCTACAAAGCGGGCGAAGCCCTGGCCACGGGCATGCTGCGCACCTACCTGGTCGACGTGGGCCTGTCGCTGACGGACATCGGCTGGATGCTGGGAGGCGTGGGCTTCACCGCGGGGCTCGTGGGCGCGCTGCTGGGGGGCGGCCTGGTGGCGCGGCTCGGACGGCGCCGGGCGCTCCTGCTCTTCGGCGGCATCCAGGCGGGGGCGGTGCTGCTCTATGCCCTCATCGCGAAGGGGCCCGCGACGCCCGCCGTGCTCACGCTGGTCTGCGGCGTGGAGCACGTGGCCAGCGGCATGGCCACCGCCGCCGTCTTCACCGCGATGATGGACGCGTGCCGTCCGGGCCACGCCGCCACCGACTACACCGTGCAGGCCTCGCTGGTGGTGCTGGCCACGGGCGCCGCCGCGGCGGTGAGCGGATTCAGCGCCCAGGCGCTCGGGTATGCCGGACACTTCACCCTGGCCGCGTTCCTGTGCGTCGCGGGCACGGGGTACGCCGCCCTCACCTTCCACCCGCCTCGGAGCCTCGCGCCCGAGGCCACTCCCGAGGTGTCGTGA
- a CDS encoding TetR/AcrR family transcriptional regulator, with the protein MPRPSNTEERRQQIVAGLLKVMSERGYERASVGEIAKAAALSPGLVHYHFSGKQEVLLTLVEQLAAQARQRVEAKLSRVKSTSARAQVDAFLEAFLATGDDAAPNAVASWVVISAEAIRQPEVRAIYEQVVRADLERLTTLVAAVAGKRKAPALAAGLFAAVQGYFVLSASVPGLVPTGSAASTVKRMAAGLLDSTEDA; encoded by the coding sequence TTGTCGCGGGCCTGCTGAAGGTCATGTCGGAGCGCGGCTACGAGCGCGCCTCCGTGGGCGAAATCGCGAAGGCGGCGGCCCTGAGCCCCGGGCTGGTGCACTACCACTTCAGTGGCAAGCAGGAGGTTCTCCTCACCCTGGTGGAGCAGCTCGCCGCGCAGGCCCGCCAGCGCGTGGAGGCGAAGCTCTCACGCGTGAAGAGCACCAGCGCCCGCGCCCAGGTGGACGCCTTCCTGGAGGCCTTCCTCGCCACGGGCGACGACGCGGCACCGAACGCCGTCGCGAGCTGGGTCGTCATCAGCGCGGAGGCCATCCGGCAGCCGGAGGTCCGCGCCATCTACGAGCAGGTGGTGCGCGCGGACCTGGAGCGGCTGACGACGCTGGTGGCGGCCGTCGCCGGCAAGCGGAAGGCCCCGGCGCTGGCCGCGGGCCTGTTCGCCGCCGTGCAGGGGTACTTCGTGCTCTCCGCCAGCGTGCCGGGACTCGTCCCCACGGGCTCCGCCGCCAGCACCGTGAAGCGCATGGCCGCGGGCCTCCTGGATTCGACGGAGGACGCATGA